A region from the Vibrio rumoiensis genome encodes:
- the tssA gene encoding type VI secretion system protein TssA — MNITEYRKIIATPIAGELRVGERLYDDPLYEFIDDQMMKVGSLSHASVQWSEVEKNILQLLKDKTKDIKLLIHLIQCLHHQTTPERFTLSVFVFGDFMREFWRESYPSPGDRGKLPRRKFFSLLLQRFDLLIDKFDFSLFDSAGRELLLQAFNDWHAAVINNELDSDSVQFLDQRIKTKLKDSEERAPLANQSQSTSSENPNLGNSTVVNIQANNPLTFDAYSGQSIKQTLLKVAEFLSEQDYGTPLSIRTRRYAVWSGIDSPPEHNQSGETQLRSIQGERLKEYTDGMSHPDVALWRKVEQSLTLAPYWIDGQFLSFKIAESLEQSDWAEAIKDETKQFIARLPQLLELKFKDGSPFVSDETQQWIDSATQGAAQGGISNWQEKYEQIKYLAKEAGVTVAISSVNDGLESAVEPRDKFYWQCLLADLLEENKLTAVASEQYRALYEQIMSMSLSDWEPSLIEKLKSVNNIK, encoded by the coding sequence ATGAACATAACCGAATATCGGAAAATTATTGCAACTCCTATTGCAGGAGAGCTTCGTGTAGGGGAGCGTTTATATGACGACCCATTATATGAATTTATTGATGATCAAATGATGAAAGTGGGTTCTTTATCTCATGCTTCTGTGCAATGGAGCGAAGTAGAAAAGAATATTCTGCAGCTGCTAAAGGATAAAACCAAAGACATTAAGCTGCTGATTCATCTTATACAGTGTTTACACCACCAAACGACACCAGAACGGTTCACGCTTTCGGTGTTTGTCTTTGGTGATTTTATGCGAGAGTTTTGGCGAGAAAGTTACCCTTCTCCTGGCGACAGAGGCAAATTGCCTCGCCGTAAATTCTTTAGCTTACTGTTACAACGATTTGATCTGCTTATTGATAAGTTTGATTTTTCACTCTTCGATTCAGCAGGAAGAGAGCTATTACTGCAAGCGTTTAATGATTGGCATGCTGCCGTTATTAACAATGAACTAGATTCCGATTCAGTGCAGTTTCTTGACCAAAGAATTAAGACCAAATTAAAAGACAGTGAAGAGAGAGCGCCATTGGCGAATCAATCTCAAAGCACGTCTTCTGAAAACCCCAATCTTGGAAATTCTACGGTCGTGAATATCCAGGCTAATAATCCATTAACGTTTGATGCTTATAGTGGGCAATCTATCAAGCAAACGCTTCTCAAAGTAGCAGAGTTTCTATCAGAGCAAGATTATGGCACCCCACTTTCTATTAGGACTCGACGTTATGCCGTATGGAGTGGGATTGATTCTCCACCTGAGCATAACCAATCTGGAGAAACGCAATTACGCAGCATTCAAGGTGAGCGATTAAAAGAATATACCGATGGTATGTCTCATCCTGATGTCGCTTTATGGCGCAAAGTTGAACAAAGTTTGACGCTTGCACCTTATTGGATCGATGGACAGTTTCTCAGTTTTAAAATTGCCGAATCTCTTGAACAGTCTGACTGGGCTGAGGCAATAAAAGATGAGACAAAGCAATTTATTGCCCGGTTACCTCAGTTACTGGAATTGAAATTCAAAGATGGTTCCCCGTTTGTTTCTGATGAGACTCAGCAATGGATTGATTCAGCAACTCAGGGAGCGGCTCAGGGTGGAATAAGTAATTGGCAAGAAAAGTATGAACAAATTAAATACTTGGCTAAAGAGGCTGGCGTGACAGTGGCGATTTCTAGTGTCAATGATGGCCTAGAAAGTGCCGTTGAACCAAGGGATAAATTTTATTGGCAGTGCTTACTGGCTGATTTATTAGAAGAGAACAAACTCACTGCGGTAGCGAGTGAACAATATCGCGCATTGTATGAGCAGATCATGTCTATGAGCCTCAGTGACTGGGAGCCCTCGCTTATAGAAAAGCTCAAAAGTGTTAATAATATTAAATAA
- the ectB gene encoding diaminobutyrate--2-oxoglutarate transaminase — MNIFKKHESNVQCYANNFPVVFSSAKGCWLHTEDGDRYLDFLAGAGSLNYGHNNPVLKKALLEYIDQDGLTHGLDMHSQAKGRFLESLNDKILKPRDLEYKVQFTGPTGTNAVESAMKLARKVKGRTNIVAFTNGFHGVSYGALAATGNQHHRGGAAMPLSGVTRIPYEGYADIDGLALFETMLNDNSAGLDKPAAAIVEVVQGEGGLNAASNEWLQRLENICKSNDILLIVDDIQAGCGRTGTFFSFEPSGIKPDMVTLSKSIGGYGLPMAIMLMKPELDQWAPGEHNGTFRGNNHAFVTAAEAIDTYWHNDEFEMHIKERAEQLNKALNKALKQYSNLFEKIKGRGLMQGIACKNGDISDLITSECFANGMVIETAGPDDEVVKFFCPLTVSESELEQGIHIFENAVEKVSAKLVKKAS, encoded by the coding sequence ATGAATATCTTTAAAAAGCACGAATCAAACGTTCAATGTTATGCCAATAATTTCCCCGTAGTATTTTCTTCTGCGAAAGGTTGCTGGCTACATACCGAAGACGGAGATCGCTACTTAGATTTTCTTGCCGGTGCAGGTTCATTGAACTACGGCCACAACAACCCTGTTCTAAAAAAAGCATTGCTTGAATATATCGACCAAGATGGTTTAACCCACGGTCTTGATATGCACTCACAAGCAAAAGGTCGTTTCTTAGAAAGCTTGAACGACAAAATTTTGAAGCCACGTGATTTGGAATACAAAGTCCAATTTACAGGTCCAACAGGGACTAACGCTGTTGAGTCAGCTATGAAACTGGCTCGAAAAGTAAAAGGTCGCACTAATATCGTTGCGTTTACTAATGGTTTCCACGGTGTGTCATACGGTGCACTTGCAGCAACGGGTAATCAACATCACCGAGGTGGTGCAGCGATGCCGCTATCTGGTGTGACTCGCATTCCTTATGAAGGTTATGCTGACATTGATGGTTTAGCGTTATTTGAAACCATGCTTAATGATAATTCAGCGGGTCTGGATAAACCAGCTGCAGCAATTGTTGAGGTGGTACAAGGTGAAGGTGGCTTAAATGCTGCGTCTAATGAGTGGTTACAACGTTTAGAGAATATCTGTAAAAGCAATGACATTCTCTTGATTGTCGATGACATCCAAGCCGGTTGTGGTCGTACGGGTACCTTCTTTAGTTTTGAGCCTTCAGGCATTAAACCAGACATGGTGACATTGTCAAAATCGATTGGTGGCTATGGGCTACCTATGGCGATCATGTTAATGAAGCCTGAATTAGACCAATGGGCTCCTGGTGAGCATAACGGTACTTTCCGTGGTAATAACCATGCGTTCGTGACCGCAGCGGAAGCCATCGATACATATTGGCACAATGATGAATTCGAAATGCACATTAAAGAACGTGCTGAGCAGTTAAACAAAGCTCTTAATAAAGCGTTGAAGCAATATTCAAACTTGTTTGAAAAAATTAAAGGTCGCGGTTTGATGCAAGGTATCGCATGTAAAAATGGTGATATTTCAGATCTAATTACAAGTGAATGTTTTGCTAACGGCATGGTGATTGAAACCGCTGGTCCTGACGATGAAGTGGTGAAGTTTTTCTGTCCATTGACCGTAAGTGAATCTGAGTTAGAACAAGGTATTCATATTTTTGAAAATGCAGTAGAAAAAGTGTCAGCAAAACTGGTCAAAAAGGCATCATGA
- a CDS encoding methylglyoxal synthase — translation MKKTIRTMPAHKNIALVAHDHYKPELLRWVVENKEKLQSHFLYATGTTGNMLSRETGLAIKSLISGPMGGDQQLGALISEGKIDMMIFFWDPLNAVPHDPDVKALLRIASVWNIPVATNRATAKFLFNSVLLEQEVDIEIPDYQAYLNERL, via the coding sequence ATGAAGAAAACCATTCGCACAATGCCTGCGCACAAAAATATTGCTTTGGTTGCTCACGATCATTACAAACCAGAGTTGCTTCGCTGGGTTGTCGAAAATAAAGAGAAACTACAAAGCCATTTTCTTTACGCTACCGGCACAACAGGGAACATGTTAAGCCGAGAAACCGGCCTTGCGATCAAAAGTTTAATCAGTGGCCCGATGGGAGGCGACCAGCAACTTGGTGCTCTGATCTCTGAAGGGAAAATAGACATGATGATTTTCTTCTGGGATCCTCTTAATGCTGTGCCACACGATCCAGATGTGAAAGCGCTACTACGTATCGCTTCTGTTTGGAATATCCCCGTTGCCACCAACCGTGCAACCGCAAAATTTTTATTCAATTCAGTCTTGCTAGAACAAGAAGTCGATATTGAAATCCCAGATTATCAAGCTTATTTGAACGAGCGCTTATAA
- the ectA gene encoding diaminobutyrate acetyltransferase: protein MITAPWVAHPEKVTTTQDELTFRKPEISDGNQVNALIESCPPLDTNSAYCNFLQASHFSDTCVLAEKDGEIAGFVSAYLKPSSHPNRPVLFIWQVAVAENSRGCGLAYRMIKSLLARECVAGVAAIETTITKDNHGSWNLFRKIEREDGEEGRISVFLDKENHFDGEHDSEFLFHIPLAMS, encoded by the coding sequence ATGATTACGGCACCGTGGGTAGCACACCCCGAAAAAGTGACCACAACTCAGGACGAGTTAACATTTAGAAAACCCGAAATAAGCGATGGCAATCAGGTCAATGCCTTGATTGAATCGTGTCCTCCTTTGGATACGAACTCTGCATACTGCAATTTTTTGCAGGCATCACATTTTAGCGATACATGCGTATTAGCTGAAAAGGACGGTGAGATTGCAGGTTTTGTTTCCGCTTATCTCAAACCCTCTAGTCACCCTAACCGACCTGTATTATTTATTTGGCAGGTCGCAGTTGCGGAAAATAGCCGTGGATGTGGGTTGGCTTATCGCATGATCAAATCGTTATTAGCGCGAGAATGTGTTGCAGGTGTTGCGGCTATCGAGACAACGATTACCAAAGACAACCATGGTTCATGGAACTTGTTCCGTAAGATTGAGCGTGAAGACGGTGAAGAAGGGCGCATCAGTGTTTTCTTAGATAAAGAAAATCATTTTGATGGTGAACATGATAGCGAATTCTTATTCCACATTCCGCTTGCCATGAGTTAA
- the tssM gene encoding type VI secretion system membrane subunit TssM: protein MWKMITGIGQKLKPAITAAMPILLFSLFILINVAIWWMGPWLTINKQQPLSSLTARVVACVVFSLICFSLWGLWQWRKLNRIREDEKRSLELKADPLLQFEERQELELNQVMQTMKSSLNKSNYLYSLPWYLVLGLENAGKTSLINRSGQSFVFSSVMRASHQKSGNPYSFDWWIGDESVLIDPDGELLTQGGLGNGVDPELSRRLWVHFTHWLEKTRNRRPLNGIVLAIDIAHLAKSTESERKAYANLLRTRLRELMETLSTRLPVYVSFTKFDLLHGFEPFFRNYTKEKREEVLGFTFSLDSVDDLDHWLTEYTASYDEFIARINEAIPYIMVNLTDSEDRNAVYSFSRQLAGLKDTIHRLLEETLGSDQFSTSALVRGVYFNSVFQQGVAINAFDNATSRRYGLRHAINVAQNAKNSTIYFTQKLFNQIIYPEAGLASDNFKVAKRKKRIIFTSVVACSIASFLLVTAWQRYYSINVNQANSVLQKVNEYQVLILGNKGMLSHKDMLEPLNKIREATLEFGFFRDKLKYVSDLGLYQGHTIGPKVEETYLNLLEYKFLPLLMADTIHDLNRAKSDEQKLATLRVYRMMVDASGRHPEFVLDYFSKYWQHQFTGQQKIQRQLLAHLEYAMQHTDLTKDRRNGNELADQLMRPYDLLISRVQNDLGRMPNEERVYRNLKLSAKSLLGPDVNLRNLIGPVFDMVYQKGKRSDQSLYIPKLLTKEGFEDYFMPQSESVSNLALIDSWVLGQSSTAEFSEEDKRVLREKIRSLYIADYTATWRQALNHINIKKFNDINDAVAVVDNIMGNLEPIQRLLRTVDSNTHLFNASPESTDKAAKEALLKSPKFKVASMIDEPFSELNALNYPNGDNPAYIKEVLDVVGQLRDYLKAMQDSPNVGMSALNATKERVKLQSIDPIYTLRRVASGLPSPLNQMMKTLSDQSWYVVKKEAIRYLEVRWQEDVYKPYREKLAGKYPLSLAAKKDVALSDFEEFFAPDGILNTFYNDQLDLFLNEKVLIDNDDGNNRSIVNQQVIDELTQAKKIQQAFFNRKGVLDIEFSLQPIVLSGNKRRSAIDVDGQYLTYSHGQRDVVELIWPNSLRETASSKVTLVPTQTGYSPRSIMKQGSWSFFRLLDQAKVVSASSKSVDYKFAVDNGSMVYRLSSNSDNNPFTNNLFRSFKLSENLY, encoded by the coding sequence ATGTGGAAAATGATAACAGGGATTGGTCAGAAGCTTAAGCCTGCGATAACAGCGGCAATGCCAATTTTATTATTCAGCCTTTTTATTCTCATCAATGTTGCGATTTGGTGGATGGGCCCGTGGCTAACAATCAATAAGCAACAACCGTTATCTTCATTGACGGCTCGCGTTGTGGCTTGCGTGGTATTTTCATTAATATGCTTTTCATTATGGGGACTATGGCAATGGAGAAAACTGAACCGAATCAGAGAAGATGAAAAGCGCTCATTAGAACTAAAGGCCGATCCTCTACTTCAGTTTGAAGAGCGCCAAGAGCTAGAATTAAACCAAGTGATGCAGACGATGAAGTCGAGCTTAAATAAGAGCAATTACCTTTATTCGCTCCCTTGGTATTTAGTACTGGGTTTGGAAAATGCCGGTAAAACAAGCTTAATCAATCGTTCAGGTCAAAGTTTCGTGTTTTCTTCCGTTATGCGTGCATCTCACCAAAAAAGTGGTAATCCATACAGCTTTGATTGGTGGATTGGCGATGAATCTGTCTTAATTGATCCTGATGGTGAATTATTGACTCAAGGTGGTCTTGGTAACGGTGTTGACCCTGAATTATCGCGTAGGTTGTGGGTACATTTTACGCATTGGTTAGAAAAAACGCGCAATCGTAGGCCATTAAATGGCATTGTGCTGGCCATTGATATTGCACACCTTGCGAAATCGACCGAATCAGAACGAAAAGCCTATGCGAATTTATTACGTACTCGCTTACGTGAATTGATGGAAACGCTGTCGACTAGGCTGCCAGTTTACGTTTCTTTTACTAAGTTTGATTTATTACATGGTTTCGAACCTTTCTTTCGCAATTACACCAAAGAAAAACGCGAAGAAGTGCTTGGTTTTACCTTCTCTCTAGACTCTGTGGATGACTTGGATCATTGGTTAACGGAATACACGGCAAGTTACGACGAGTTTATTGCTCGTATTAACGAAGCGATACCCTATATTATGGTCAACCTCACCGATAGTGAAGACCGCAATGCCGTGTACAGCTTTTCTCGTCAATTAGCCGGCTTGAAAGATACGATCCATCGTTTATTAGAAGAGACGCTAGGTAGTGATCAGTTTTCGACTTCAGCTTTAGTTCGCGGAGTTTATTTTAACTCGGTCTTCCAGCAAGGTGTGGCAATTAATGCTTTTGATAATGCAACGTCTCGTCGCTATGGGTTAAGGCATGCGATCAATGTAGCGCAAAATGCAAAAAACTCGACGATTTATTTTACTCAAAAGTTATTTAATCAAATTATTTATCCGGAAGCAGGGCTTGCTTCTGATAACTTTAAAGTCGCGAAGAGAAAGAAACGAATTATATTCACGTCAGTGGTAGCTTGTAGCATTGCCAGTTTCTTATTAGTCACTGCTTGGCAACGGTATTATTCAATAAACGTGAATCAAGCTAATAGTGTTTTACAAAAAGTAAATGAATATCAAGTACTCATTTTGGGTAATAAGGGCATGCTCTCACATAAAGATATGCTCGAGCCTTTAAATAAAATTCGTGAAGCAACATTAGAGTTTGGTTTTTTCCGTGACAAATTAAAATATGTATCGGATTTAGGTTTGTATCAAGGGCATACAATTGGACCAAAAGTAGAAGAAACCTACTTAAACCTATTAGAGTACAAATTTTTGCCATTATTGATGGCCGATACTATTCATGACTTAAATCGAGCGAAATCAGATGAACAAAAATTAGCAACATTAAGGGTTTATCGAATGATGGTCGATGCGAGTGGTCGACATCCTGAGTTTGTTTTAGATTACTTCTCTAAATATTGGCAACATCAGTTTACTGGCCAACAAAAAATTCAGAGACAGTTGTTAGCCCACCTTGAGTATGCGATGCAACATACTGATCTGACCAAGGATCGACGTAATGGTAATGAGTTGGCCGATCAATTGATGCGTCCTTATGATTTGCTAATTAGTCGTGTGCAAAATGATCTTGGCCGTATGCCTAATGAAGAGCGGGTCTATCGTAACTTAAAATTAAGTGCGAAATCTCTATTAGGACCCGATGTCAACTTGCGTAATTTAATTGGACCTGTATTTGATATGGTGTACCAAAAAGGCAAAAGAAGTGATCAATCGCTTTATATTCCTAAGCTTTTAACCAAAGAAGGCTTTGAGGATTATTTCATGCCTCAATCAGAATCGGTGTCCAATTTAGCTTTGATTGATAGCTGGGTACTCGGCCAGTCTTCAACGGCAGAGTTTAGTGAAGAAGATAAACGCGTATTAAGAGAAAAAATAAGAAGTTTATATATTGCCGATTACACGGCAACTTGGCGACAAGCTTTAAATCATATCAACATTAAGAAGTTTAATGACATTAACGATGCGGTGGCCGTAGTTGACAATATTATGGGCAACTTGGAGCCGATTCAGCGTTTACTCAGAACCGTTGATAGTAATACTCATTTATTTAACGCTTCCCCAGAAAGTACAGATAAGGCAGCAAAAGAAGCGTTATTAAAGAGCCCTAAATTTAAAGTCGCTTCTATGATTGATGAGCCATTTTCAGAGCTGAATGCATTGAATTACCCTAATGGCGATAACCCTGCTTATATAAAAGAAGTGTTAGATGTCGTAGGGCAACTACGTGATTACCTTAAAGCCATGCAAGACTCACCGAATGTGGGAATGTCAGCTTTAAACGCGACAAAAGAGCGGGTGAAACTGCAAAGTATTGATCCTATTTACACACTACGCCGCGTTGCGAGTGGCCTACCAAGCCCTTTAAACCAAATGATGAAAACGTTGTCGGATCAAAGTTGGTATGTGGTAAAGAAAGAAGCGATTCGTTATCTTGAGGTACGTTGGCAAGAAGATGTGTATAAGCCATATCGAGAAAAGTTAGCGGGTAAATACCCATTATCGTTAGCCGCGAAAAAAGACGTCGCGTTGTCTGATTTTGAAGAATTCTTTGCTCCAGATGGGATCTTGAATACATTTTATAATGATCAGTTAGATTTATTTTTGAATGAGAAAGTCCTTATTGATAATGATGACGGGAATAATCGTTCGATTGTAAACCAACAAGTTATCGATGAATTAACCCAAGCGAAGAAAATACAGCAAGCCTTTTTTAATCGCAAAGGTGTATTGGATATTGAATTCTCACTACAGCCTATCGTGCTAAGTGGTAATAAACGACGCAGTGCGATTGATGTTGATGGGCAATACTTAACTTATAGCCATGGACAGCGTGATGTTGTTGAACTTATTTGGCCAAACTCATTAAGAGAAACCGCATCATCAAAAGTAACCTTAGTCCCGACACAAACAGGCTATTCTCCACGCAGTATTATGAAGCAAGGCTCTTGGTCTTTCTTCCGTTTGTTGGATCAAGCTAAGGTCGTGTCGGCAAGCTCTAAGTCGGTGGATTATAAGTTCGCAGTTGATAATGGAAGCATGGTTTATCGATTGAGTTCAAATAGTGACAATAATCCATTCACCAATAATTTATTTAGGTCATTTAAGTTATCTGAAAATTTATATTAA
- a CDS encoding ectoine synthase: protein MIVRTLEECRNSERRVVADTWESVRMLLKEDKMGFSFHITNIYAGTDTHIHYKNHLESVYCISGEGEIEVIGGKTYPIKPGTLYILDQHDNHQLRAYEGADMVMACVFNPPLTGAETHDKDGVYPLVEE from the coding sequence ATGATTGTAAGAACATTAGAAGAATGTCGAAATAGTGAACGTCGCGTCGTTGCGGATACTTGGGAAAGTGTTCGTATGCTACTTAAAGAAGATAAGATGGGATTTTCGTTTCACATTACCAACATTTATGCGGGAACCGATACCCATATTCACTATAAAAATCACTTAGAGTCTGTGTACTGCATCTCTGGTGAAGGTGAGATTGAAGTGATTGGCGGTAAAACGTACCCAATTAAACCGGGCACTTTATATATCTTAGATCAGCACGATAACCATCAATTGCGTGCCTATGAAGGTGCAGACATGGTAATGGCATGTGTCTTTAACCCACCATTAACGGGTGCAGAAACCCATGATAAAGATGGTGTATATCCATTAGTGGAAGAATAG
- a CDS encoding type VI secretion system ImpA family N-terminal domain-containing protein: MSTNVYVENRIFNLVSDSDLIRKSHIYDDIKAEINKQNAPFSGGTDWESVKNKCTLMAEKSGMDLLLCCYYTVAVTKLHCVAGLANGLELLSASLIISSAEDKNANKRKDLVEWVNNSIIKEMKLLKPNYEKLRDLYRCERHCEQIDSIFTEKQPSHVANMDGLAYIIFEHIDRLEIQYKSHKSTGVVLPAAVNRTKTKWHYYILVILVTALITYQVSFLLTKQPVLPIHDLQFNALPAPPLAAEKRQALSQSLSDNMSNHSFSWLGNKPKQQQENIEKLESLIGDDQNIALLKQQWLAQKKESIESVNAMVDKFDGLRTRLSNVNLSIQKSQLNSVKKDIDSITKISKSLSPIYARVGYIEQLLKSGENEKAGKELGILQQRLEALTWKVAQLDELVLD, encoded by the coding sequence ATGTCAACCAATGTGTATGTGGAAAATCGTATTTTTAATCTTGTTAGTGATTCGGATTTGATTAGAAAAAGTCATATTTATGATGATATTAAAGCTGAAATAAATAAACAAAATGCCCCCTTTTCCGGTGGAACGGATTGGGAGTCTGTAAAAAATAAATGTACCTTGATGGCTGAAAAATCAGGGATGGATTTATTGCTATGTTGTTATTACACGGTAGCGGTAACAAAGTTACATTGTGTAGCGGGTTTAGCTAATGGTTTAGAATTGCTTTCAGCGTCACTCATTATTTCTTCAGCAGAAGATAAAAATGCCAACAAACGTAAAGACCTGGTTGAATGGGTGAACAATAGCATTATCAAAGAAATGAAATTACTTAAGCCCAATTATGAAAAATTACGAGATTTGTATCGATGTGAACGTCATTGTGAGCAAATTGATAGTATCTTTACGGAAAAGCAGCCATCACATGTTGCAAATATGGATGGGCTGGCTTACATCATTTTTGAGCATATTGATCGTTTAGAAATTCAATATAAAAGCCATAAAAGCACAGGCGTCGTCTTGCCTGCAGCAGTGAATCGAACTAAAACCAAATGGCATTATTACATCTTAGTGATCCTTGTTACCGCGTTGATTACTTATCAAGTTTCTTTTTTACTGACTAAGCAACCTGTCCTTCCTATTCATGATTTGCAGTTTAACGCGTTACCAGCACCACCGTTAGCGGCAGAAAAGCGCCAAGCGTTGAGCCAATCCCTCTCTGATAATATGTCGAACCATTCGTTTTCTTGGCTTGGAAATAAACCAAAGCAGCAACAAGAAAATATTGAAAAACTCGAATCTTTGATAGGTGATGATCAAAATATAGCGTTATTAAAGCAGCAATGGTTAGCACAGAAAAAAGAAAGTATTGAATCGGTTAACGCTATGGTTGATAAGTTTGATGGCTTACGGACAAGGCTTTCGAATGTCAATTTGAGCATTCAAAAAAGTCAGTTAAATAGTGTAAAGAAAGACATCGATTCGATTACAAAAATCAGTAAGAGTTTATCGCCTATATATGCTCGTGTTGGCTATATTGAGCAGTTATTAAAATCTGGTGAGAATGAAAAAGCGGGTAAAGAGTTGGGGATCCTACAACAGCGTTTAGAAGCATTAACTTGGAAGGTAGCCCAGCTTGATGAGCTGGTTTTAGACTAA
- a CDS encoding aspartate kinase produces MTSSNRSHTANIQNSNHTVEKIGGTSMSAFDAVLDNILLRPENPYNRMFVVSAYGGITDALLECKRSGKPGIYRLVENRDDAWVEAMEELEQRMLLINENMFADPISRRRADNFIKDRIAQATNCINNIMETCQYGQFSMQHYLPQIREFLSSIGEAHSAYNTCLKLNTLDVNARFVDLSGWDLEPQVEGKDASSNLDRVIERALEDIDVSKELPIVTGYVYCAEGLMKTYDRGYSEMTFSRLAVLSKAKQAVIHKEYHLSTADPRIVGPEKVRPMGQTNYDVADQLANLGMEAIHPNAASGLRRSGIELVIKNTFEPEHKGTLISHEFNPHSYAGNTDKVEIIAGRNKVFALHIFDQAMVGQADNVGYELMEIINDERVQLVGKEMNANSITYYLSGNSKSKNKVLSRAEKAFPNAKITGKMVALISVIGASIDTNKALSHGMISLMNQDITPRAAHSSMRNVDVQFVVDDENYEAAICTLHEEFIDEVKADKEKAA; encoded by the coding sequence TTGACTTCTTCAAATAGAAGCCACACTGCCAATATTCAAAACTCAAACCATACCGTTGAAAAAATTGGCGGTACATCAATGTCAGCATTCGATGCTGTTCTTGATAACATCTTACTTCGCCCAGAAAACCCTTATAACAGAATGTTTGTCGTATCGGCTTATGGTGGCATTACCGATGCTTTATTGGAATGTAAACGTTCTGGTAAGCCGGGCATTTATCGCCTAGTGGAAAACCGTGATGATGCTTGGGTCGAAGCAATGGAAGAACTTGAACAACGCATGTTGTTGATAAATGAAAATATGTTCGCAGATCCAATTAGCCGTCGTCGTGCCGATAATTTCATTAAAGATCGCATCGCACAAGCGACAAACTGTATTAATAATATTATGGAAACTTGCCAATACGGTCAGTTTTCAATGCAGCATTATTTGCCGCAAATCCGAGAGTTTTTATCTTCCATCGGTGAAGCACATAGTGCCTACAATACTTGTTTGAAGCTAAACACTCTTGATGTTAACGCCAGGTTTGTCGATTTGTCTGGTTGGGATCTCGAGCCGCAAGTTGAAGGGAAAGATGCTTCAAGTAATCTTGACCGAGTGATTGAGCGTGCACTAGAAGATATTGATGTGTCGAAAGAGTTACCGATCGTGACAGGTTACGTATATTGCGCCGAAGGGTTAATGAAAACCTACGACCGTGGTTACAGTGAAATGACATTTAGCCGTTTAGCGGTACTTTCAAAAGCGAAGCAAGCGGTGATTCATAAAGAGTATCATTTAAGTACCGCGGACCCACGTATTGTTGGCCCTGAAAAAGTGCGTCCAATGGGACAAACTAACTATGATGTTGCCGATCAACTCGCGAACTTAGGCATGGAAGCGATTCACCCTAATGCTGCTTCAGGTTTACGTCGTAGTGGTATTGAATTAGTGATTAAAAATACGTTTGAGCCTGAACATAAAGGGACGTTGATTTCTCATGAGTTTAATCCGCACAGCTATGCTGGTAATACCGATAAAGTGGAAATTATTGCCGGCCGTAACAAGGTCTTTGCATTACATATCTTTGATCAAGCAATGGTTGGCCAAGCGGATAATGTCGGTTATGAGTTAATGGAAATCATTAATGATGAGCGAGTGCAGCTTGTCGGTAAAGAGATGAACGCTAACTCGATCACTTATTACTTGAGTGGTAATTCGAAAAGTAAAAACAAGGTACTTTCACGTGCTGAAAAAGCGTTCCCGAATGCCAAAATTACCGGCAAAATGGTGGCGTTAATTTCTGTGATTGGTGCATCAATTGATACCAATAAGGCGTTAAGTCACGGTATGATTTCATTGATGAACCAAGATATTACGCCACGAGCAGCGCACTCATCAATGCGTAATGTCGATGTGCAATTTGTGGTGGATGATGAAAACTATGAAGCCGCGATTTGTACTTTACATGAAGAGTTTATTGACGAAGTGAAAGCTGACAAAGAAAAAGCCGCATAG